The Octadecabacter arcticus 238 genome contains a region encoding:
- a CDS encoding (d)CMP kinase, which translates to MKFTVAIDGPAAAGKGTISKAVAAHFGFAHLDTGLLYRAVGAKVLNGMDALKAAQTLEPVDLDSDDLRNPDVAQAASRVAVNSDVRTALVAFQRQFAARVGGAVLDGRDIGTVICVDADVKLFVTASSSKRAQRRMDELNAKGMGLTFAAVLEDVEARDKRDSERATAPLKPADDAVMLDTTDLTADAAIARAISLVAVARS; encoded by the coding sequence TTGAAGTTCACTGTTGCGATTGACGGGCCTGCGGCGGCGGGCAAGGGCACGATTTCCAAAGCGGTGGCGGCGCATTTTGGTTTTGCGCATTTGGACACGGGGCTGTTGTACCGCGCGGTGGGTGCCAAGGTTTTGAACGGCATGGATGCGTTGAAGGCGGCGCAGACGCTGGAACCCGTTGATCTGGACAGCGATGATTTGCGAAATCCTGATGTCGCGCAGGCCGCGAGCCGCGTTGCGGTCAATTCAGATGTGCGAACCGCCTTGGTCGCGTTTCAGCGCCAGTTTGCGGCGCGCGTTGGTGGGGCAGTGCTGGACGGGCGTGATATTGGCACGGTGATTTGTGTGGACGCCGATGTGAAGCTGTTCGTGACGGCGAGTTCGAGCAAACGCGCGCAGCGGCGGATGGATGAATTGAACGCCAAGGGCATGGGTTTGACGTTTGCGGCCGTTCTGGAGGACGTTGAAGCACGGGACAAACGCGACAGCGAGCGCGCGACGGCACCGTTGAAACCTGCCGACGATGCGGTGATGTTGGACACCACGGACCTGACAGCGGACGCAGCGATTGCCCGCGCGATTTCACTGGTGGCAGTGGCGCGGTCATAA
- the aroA gene encoding 3-phosphoshikimate 1-carboxyvinyltransferase produces MSSHGDPIVMTSRKGGPLRGEAHVPGDKSISHRSLILGALAVGETKITGLLEGQDVLDTGRAMEAFGAQVINHGGGEWSVHGVGVGGFGEPENVIDCGNSGTGVRLIMGAMATCDMTVTFTGDASLNGRPMGRVTDPLALFGTIAVGRAGGRLPMTVVGAKDPVPVRYVVPVPSAQVKSAVLLAGLNAPGETVVIEKEATRDHTERMLVGFGADLTVEDTDEGRVITLVGQPELKPQTIIVPRDPSSAAFPVCAALLAEGSDVLVPNIGLNPTRAGLFYTLQDMGADLTFENMREEGGEPVADLRARYSPNMHGIEVPPARAASMIDEYPVLSVVSAFAKGQTVMRGVKELRVKESDRIDAMAKGLRAAGVTVDEGPDWWIVTGLGFGNVAGGITAESRLDHRIAMSFLVMGLATNAPMSVDDGGPIATSFPIFEGLMKKLGAGIVRANA; encoded by the coding sequence ATGTCGAGCCATGGTGACCCAATTGTGATGACATCCCGCAAGGGCGGCCCGCTGCGCGGTGAGGCGCATGTGCCGGGGGATAAATCAATCTCGCACCGCTCGTTGATTTTGGGCGCACTGGCGGTCGGTGAAACCAAAATCACCGGATTGCTGGAAGGCCAAGACGTACTGGACACCGGCCGCGCGATGGAAGCGTTCGGGGCGCAGGTGATCAACCATGGGGGTGGTGAATGGTCGGTGCATGGCGTCGGCGTTGGTGGGTTTGGCGAACCCGAAAACGTGATTGATTGCGGCAATTCCGGCACTGGTGTGCGCTTGATCATGGGCGCGATGGCGACCTGCGATATGACTGTGACATTCACCGGCGATGCGTCGTTGAACGGGCGGCCCATGGGACGCGTCACCGATCCGCTGGCGTTGTTTGGCACCATTGCCGTTGGTCGCGCTGGAGGGCGTTTGCCGATGACGGTTGTGGGCGCCAAAGACCCGGTTCCGGTGCGTTATGTGGTTCCTGTTCCGTCCGCGCAGGTGAAGTCTGCGGTTTTGCTGGCGGGGCTGAATGCACCCGGTGAAACGGTCGTGATCGAGAAAGAAGCGACGCGCGATCACACGGAACGTATGTTGGTGGGTTTTGGCGCTGATTTGACGGTTGAAGACACCGACGAGGGGCGGGTGATCACGCTGGTTGGTCAGCCGGAATTAAAGCCGCAGACGATCATCGTGCCGCGTGATCCATCATCGGCAGCGTTTCCGGTCTGTGCGGCACTGCTTGCCGAGGGGTCGGACGTTTTGGTCCCCAATATCGGGCTGAACCCGACCCGCGCTGGGCTGTTTTACACATTGCAAGACATGGGTGCGGACCTGACGTTCGAGAATATGCGTGAGGAGGGTGGTGAGCCTGTTGCCGATCTGCGGGCGCGCTATTCGCCTAATATGCACGGGATCGAGGTTCCGCCTGCGCGCGCCGCGTCGATGATTGACGAATATCCGGTGTTGTCGGTGGTTTCGGCATTCGCCAAAGGCCAGACCGTCATGCGCGGCGTCAAGGAATTGCGCGTCAAGGAAAGTGACCGGATTGATGCCATGGCAAAGGGGCTTCGTGCAGCCGGCGTCACCGTCGATGAAGGCCCCGATTGGTGGATCGTTACGGGGCTTGGCTTTGGCAACGTGGCAGGCGGGATCACTGCTGAAAGCCGCTTGGATCACCGGATTGCCATGTCGTTTCTGGTGATGGGGCTGGCGACAAATGCGCCGATGTCTGTGGATGATGGCGGCCCGATTGCCACGTCATTCCCCATTTTTGAAGGTCTGATGAAAAAACTTGGCGCGGGGATCGTGCGGGCAAACGCATGA
- the trmB gene encoding tRNA (guanine(46)-N(7))-methyltransferase TrmB: protein MTHPERPHRNFYGRRKGKHLKQSHEVYLDEDLEALSPGHVSWDNNPARNDLDLGALFAGRDTWLEIGFGGGEHVIHQAGENPDVGIIGCEPYINGVAMLLGKIRKASVDNLKIYPGDVRDMFDVLPERSISKAFLLYPDPWPKARHHRRRFVTPEHLEPLARVLKTGAEFRVATDIPDYVRQTLEEVPNTGFDLVRQGGEPWDDWISTRYEQKALREGRAPHYLTFRKT from the coding sequence ATGACCCATCCAGAACGCCCGCACCGCAATTTCTATGGCCGCCGCAAAGGTAAACACCTTAAGCAAAGTCACGAGGTCTATCTCGACGAGGATCTGGAGGCCCTGTCGCCGGGCCATGTGTCGTGGGACAACAACCCCGCGCGTAATGACCTTGATCTGGGCGCGTTGTTTGCCGGACGTGACACGTGGCTTGAAATCGGGTTTGGCGGCGGCGAACATGTGATCCATCAGGCGGGCGAAAACCCTGACGTGGGGATTATTGGATGCGAACCCTACATCAATGGCGTTGCGATGTTGCTGGGCAAAATTCGCAAGGCGAGTGTTGATAATCTGAAAATCTACCCCGGTGATGTGCGCGATATGTTTGACGTTCTGCCGGAGAGATCAATTTCCAAAGCGTTCTTGTTGTATCCTGATCCGTGGCCGAAAGCGCGTCATCATCGCCGCCGTTTTGTGACGCCTGAACATCTGGAACCTTTGGCGCGGGTGTTGAAGACTGGCGCTGAATTCCGCGTTGCCACTGATATTCCCGACTACGTTCGCCAGACCTTGGAAGAAGTGCCGAACACTGGATTTGATCTGGTCCGTCAGGGTGGTGAGCCTTGGGACGACTGGATTTCTACCCGATACGAGCAAAAAGCCCTGCGCGAGGGCCGCGCGCCACATTATCTGACATTTCGCAAGACGTAA
- a CDS encoding DoxX family protein, translating to MTTPHPVTAYAAPIGRIFLSAIFIIAGFSKITGYAGAAAYMNSQGVPGALLPLVILVELAGGIALLLGWQARTAAFLLAGFSVLSGTLFHFIPSLDLEGFAAAAEMNNFMKNISIAGGMLMVVAMGPGRFSLGRS from the coding sequence ATGACGACACCACATCCCGTAACCGCCTACGCTGCACCCATCGGTCGCATTTTCCTGTCTGCGATCTTCATCATTGCAGGATTTAGCAAAATCACAGGGTACGCTGGGGCAGCCGCCTATATGAACTCACAAGGGGTGCCCGGTGCGCTGCTACCACTTGTCATTCTGGTTGAACTTGCAGGCGGCATCGCTTTGTTACTCGGCTGGCAGGCCCGCACTGCCGCGTTTCTCTTGGCTGGCTTCTCGGTTCTGAGCGGCACTCTCTTCCACTTCATCCCGTCGCTGGACCTTGAAGGGTTTGCAGCGGCAGCCGAAATGAACAACTTCATGAAAAACATCTCGATTGCGGGTGGTATGTTGATGGTCGTCGCAATGGGTCCGGGTCGCTTTTCGCTAGGGCGCAGCTAA
- the metK gene encoding methionine adenosyltransferase: MSRSNHTFTSESVSEGHPDKVCDRISDAVLDAMIAIEPEARVAAETFATTNRVVIGGEIGLSDPNKLASMMDDIDRITRACIKDIGYEQDKFHWNTVEVTNLLHEQSAHIAQGVDASGDKDEGAGDQGIMFGYAANETPELMPAPVHYAHAILRRLAEVRKNGTEPTLGPDAKSQLSVRYEGSMPVGVSSIVLSTQHLDETMTSADVRAVVEPYIREVLPEGWIDLNTAWHVNPTGKFVIGGPDGDAGLTGRKIIVDTYGGAAPHGGGAFSGKDPTKVDRSAAYVARYLAKNVVAAGMATRCTVQLSYAIGVASPLSIYVDTHGTGEVEASAIEIAIPKVIDLTPRGIRTHLQLNKPIYQRTAAYGHFGRAPEADGGFSWEATDLVEALKKAV, from the coding sequence ATGTCACGTAGTAACCACACATTCACCTCGGAATCCGTATCCGAGGGGCATCCCGATAAGGTATGCGACCGCATTTCAGACGCCGTTCTTGACGCGATGATTGCAATAGAACCCGAAGCCCGCGTCGCGGCAGAAACCTTTGCCACCACCAACCGCGTGGTGATTGGTGGCGAGATTGGGTTATCTGACCCGAACAAACTGGCCAGCATGATGGATGACATCGACCGCATCACGCGCGCGTGCATCAAAGACATTGGCTATGAGCAAGACAAGTTCCACTGGAACACGGTTGAGGTCACGAACCTGCTGCACGAACAATCCGCGCATATTGCCCAAGGTGTTGATGCGTCGGGCGACAAAGACGAGGGCGCTGGCGACCAAGGCATTATGTTTGGCTATGCCGCCAACGAGACGCCAGAGTTGATGCCTGCGCCTGTGCATTATGCCCACGCAATTCTGCGCCGCTTGGCTGAAGTACGCAAGAATGGCACTGAACCGACGCTTGGCCCAGATGCAAAATCGCAGCTGTCTGTGCGGTACGAAGGCAGCATGCCAGTTGGCGTGTCATCTATCGTTCTGTCTACGCAGCATCTCGATGAAACTATGACCAGCGCAGATGTCCGCGCCGTTGTTGAGCCCTATATCCGTGAGGTTCTGCCCGAGGGGTGGATCGACCTCAACACCGCGTGGCACGTGAACCCGACGGGTAAGTTTGTGATCGGCGGGCCGGATGGTGACGCGGGTCTGACGGGGCGCAAGATTATCGTCGACACCTATGGCGGTGCAGCACCCCACGGTGGCGGCGCGTTTTCGGGCAAAGATCCGACGAAAGTTGACCGTTCTGCCGCCTACGTTGCGCGCTATCTGGCGAAAAATGTTGTCGCGGCTGGTATGGCGACGCGCTGCACGGTGCAATTGTCTTATGCGATTGGTGTTGCCAGTCCATTGTCAATTTATGTAGACACCCACGGCACCGGCGAGGTTGAAGCCTCTGCGATCGAGATCGCGATCCCGAAGGTTATTGATCTGACCCCACGCGGCATTCGCACGCATCTGCAGCTGAACAAGCCGATCTACCAGCGCACGGCGGCTTATGGCCACTTTGGCCGCGCACCGGAAGCGGATGGCGGGTTTTCTTGGGAAGCGACAGATTTGGTCGAGGCGCTGAAAAAGGCTGTTTGA
- the lnt gene encoding apolipoprotein N-acyltransferase, with product MRLHPRDLSTRFAASPRIVRRLVPIGLGAFAALGHEAWMSGGLAVTVALVLAFLIVPSHRRAAAWFGWLLGLCYFAVTLRWLVEPFLVDPERHGWMAPFAIILMAGGLALFWALAFWLARWIAGRGALVMLWLPITLAAMELARGHVLSGFPWGLLSYTLIGGAGSVLFASVGPYGTSLVLVAVAGSIAYCLSVGRWTVWAGQGAVFVVVIGLMMWSVTGGAVSIAQTPQTLVRLIQPNAPQHQKWDRDWMAVFFDRAIEQTAGGDPPDVVIWPETSIPAMLDYAQPWIEQMSIAARGAPVVAGIQRREGADYFNSAILIEGPQAVAAISDKSHLVPFGEYIPLAWLLEPLGLGALVEQVAGFTPGVGDGMMQIDGLGLVRVLICYEGIFPEDMQRGDVRPDVLLIITNDAWFGKGAGPRQHLVQAQARAIEQGLPVIRAANTGISAVITPLGDIEAQLPLNEAAYLDASVPAALPPTLYARMGDWPLTVLLSICILAGGVARRRFVVDLGGGQG from the coding sequence ATGAGGCTGCACCCCCGCGATCTAAGCACGCGGTTCGCGGCGTCGCCGCGGATCGTGCGGCGGCTGGTGCCAATTGGGTTGGGCGCGTTTGCAGCGCTCGGTCATGAGGCGTGGATGTCAGGGGGCTTGGCGGTCACGGTGGCTTTAGTCCTCGCGTTTCTGATTGTTCCCAGCCATCGCCGCGCTGCGGCTTGGTTCGGCTGGTTGCTAGGTCTGTGTTATTTCGCGGTGACACTGCGCTGGCTGGTTGAACCGTTCTTGGTGGACCCCGAGCGTCACGGCTGGATGGCGCCCTTTGCGATCATTTTGATGGCGGGGGGGCTGGCGCTGTTCTGGGCGCTGGCGTTCTGGCTGGCGCGGTGGATCGCGGGGCGCGGGGCGTTGGTGATGCTGTGGCTTCCGATAACGCTCGCGGCGATGGAACTGGCGCGTGGTCACGTGCTGAGCGGATTTCCCTGGGGCTTGCTGTCATACACCCTGATTGGCGGTGCGGGCAGCGTACTGTTTGCCAGTGTTGGCCCCTATGGCACGTCGCTGGTGCTGGTCGCTGTCGCCGGATCAATCGCCTATTGTCTGTCCGTCGGACGCTGGACTGTCTGGGCGGGTCAAGGAGCGGTATTTGTCGTCGTTATCGGTTTGATGATGTGGTCGGTTACGGGTGGGGCAGTTTCAATTGCCCAGACACCGCAAACGCTTGTCCGGCTGATCCAACCCAATGCGCCGCAACACCAAAAGTGGGACCGCGACTGGATGGCGGTTTTCTTTGATCGCGCGATTGAACAGACCGCTGGGGGGGACCCACCCGACGTGGTGATCTGGCCGGAAACGTCGATTCCGGCCATGCTGGATTATGCCCAGCCGTGGATTGAACAGATGTCGATTGCCGCGCGGGGGGCGCCTGTTGTGGCAGGTATTCAACGCCGCGAAGGCGCGGATTATTTTAACTCGGCCATTCTGATCGAGGGGCCACAAGCGGTGGCTGCGATATCTGACAAATCTCATTTGGTGCCGTTCGGTGAATACATCCCGTTGGCGTGGCTGCTGGAACCGCTTGGGCTTGGCGCGTTGGTTGAACAGGTCGCGGGATTCACGCCCGGTGTGGGTGACGGGATGATGCAGATTGACGGGCTCGGCCTTGTGCGGGTGTTGATCTGTTATGAGGGGATTTTCCCCGAAGACATGCAGCGCGGCGATGTGCGGCCTGACGTGTTGTTGATCATCACCAATGATGCATGGTTTGGCAAAGGTGCCGGCCCGCGTCAGCATTTGGTGCAGGCGCAGGCGCGGGCGATTGAACAGGGTTTGCCGGTGATACGGGCGGCCAACACTGGCATTTCTGCCGTTATCACGCCTTTGGGCGACATCGAGGCGCAGCTTCCCCTAAACGAGGCGGCATATCTTGATGCCTCGGTTCCGGCGGCATTGCCACCGACACTGTATGCACGGATGGGCGACTGGCCACTGACAGTGTTGCTGAGCATCTGCATATTGGCCGGTGGAGTGGCGCGGCGACGCTTTGTCGTTGACCTAGGTGGGGGCCAAGGATAG
- a CDS encoding hemolysin family protein yields the protein MGDTTDGSSSAAQSARPDTPKIERGFFGRIVEALSPSDTPEDVTPLVGYVPREARGMMNLRRMRVEDVMIPKADIVAVPVTISRNDLVQVFRDNGMTRLPVFDGTLDTPIGFVNLKDFALMYGFNGKSKTFDLRDLSRELLFVPPSMPLGVLLQKMQAERIHMALVIDEYGGTDGLVTIEDLLEQVVGEIEDEHDTDEDALWVEEKPGVYMVEAKAPLDEFEAEIGMPLTEHEEIDEEEIDTLGGLVFMLAGHVPARGEVIQHPEGPEFEVVEADPRRIKRLRVRVAGSAKS from the coding sequence ATGGGCGACACGACAGACGGTTCTTCTAGTGCTGCGCAAAGCGCGCGGCCAGACACCCCAAAGATTGAGCGCGGCTTTTTTGGCCGTATCGTCGAGGCGCTTAGCCCCTCTGACACCCCCGAAGATGTGACCCCTTTGGTCGGATACGTCCCGCGTGAAGCGCGCGGGATGATGAACTTGCGCCGTATGCGGGTTGAGGATGTTATGATCCCGAAGGCCGATATTGTGGCCGTTCCGGTGACAATCAGCCGCAATGATCTGGTGCAGGTGTTTCGCGACAACGGCATGACGCGACTGCCGGTTTTCGACGGCACGCTGGATACACCCATCGGATTCGTGAATCTGAAAGATTTCGCGCTGATGTACGGGTTTAACGGAAAATCCAAAACATTCGATCTGCGCGATCTGTCACGTGAATTGCTGTTCGTACCGCCGTCCATGCCGCTTGGTGTGTTGTTGCAAAAAATGCAGGCAGAGCGGATTCACATGGCGCTGGTCATCGATGAATATGGCGGCACCGACGGGCTTGTGACGATTGAAGACCTGCTTGAACAGGTCGTCGGTGAGATCGAGGACGAGCATGACACCGATGAAGACGCGCTTTGGGTGGAAGAAAAGCCCGGCGTCTATATGGTTGAGGCCAAGGCGCCTTTGGATGAATTCGAGGCCGAAATCGGGATGCCCCTGACAGAGCATGAAGAGATCGACGAAGAGGAAATCGATACGTTGGGCGGCTTGGTCTTTATGCTGGCAGGTCACGTGCCTGCGCGCGGTGAGGTGATCCAGCACCCCGAAGGTCCCGAGTTTGAGGTCGTAGAAGCAGACCCCCGCCGCATTAAACGGTTGCGCGTGCGCGTCGCCGGATCTGCAAAAAGCTGA
- the ybeY gene encoding rRNA maturation RNase YbeY gives MIVECVIEDNRWDGLDALADRAARAALSGVGLEAAAFEISLLACDDARICVLNADFRQKGTPTNVLSWPSNERGAEADGDMPVQPQLPQDTELGDIAISYDTCAREAAQSGTPFADHVTHLIVHGTLHLLGFDHLRDLDGALMEGLETEILGKLDIADPYL, from the coding sequence GTGATTGTCGAGTGTGTGATCGAGGACAATCGCTGGGATGGGCTGGATGCCTTGGCTGATCGCGCAGCACGCGCCGCACTGTCAGGTGTTGGATTGGAGGCCGCGGCGTTCGAGATCTCCCTTTTGGCCTGTGATGACGCCCGCATCTGTGTGCTGAACGCCGATTTCCGCCAAAAAGGCACGCCGACGAACGTGCTGTCTTGGCCATCAAACGAACGCGGCGCTGAGGCGGATGGTGACATGCCAGTGCAGCCTCAGTTGCCGCAAGACACCGAATTGGGCGATATTGCGATCTCGTATGATACCTGTGCGCGTGAAGCCGCCCAGTCTGGCACGCCGTTTGCGGACCATGTGACGCATCTTATTGTGCACGGAACCCTTCATTTGTTGGGGTTCGATCACCTGCGTGACCTTGATGGTGCATTAATGGAAGGATTAGAGACAGAAATCCTTGGTAAACTGGACATCGCTGACCCATATTTGTAA
- a CDS encoding PhoH family protein: protein MATITTPPTAYELDAAPVVLEFPDNFLLIDLCGEHDRNLADVELKLGVQVVRRGNHLSIHGDPDASKEAGEVLTALYERLEAGRAVEPGDIEREVRMGASEKGTGTTVGDQMDLGVGDRVEIKTRKKMVEPRTAAQKAYVQSLFKNELAFGIGPAGTGKTYLAVAVGVNLFIGGHVDKIILSRPAVEAGEKLGYLPGDMKDKVDPYMQPLYDALDDFLPKKQVEKLIEEKKIEIAPLAFMRGRTLSHAFVVLDEAQNATTMQMKMFLTRLGEGSRMVITGDRTQIDLPRGVSSGLRDAERLLSHIPKIDFNYFTSKDVVRHPLVAAIIEAYEADEPAT from the coding sequence TTGGCCACCATCACGACGCCCCCAACCGCATACGAACTGGACGCAGCACCTGTGGTGCTTGAATTTCCAGATAATTTTTTACTGATTGATCTGTGTGGAGAGCATGACCGCAACCTTGCGGATGTTGAATTGAAACTTGGCGTGCAGGTTGTGAGGCGGGGTAATCATCTGTCCATTCACGGCGATCCTGATGCATCCAAAGAAGCTGGTGAGGTTCTTACCGCGTTGTATGAGCGCCTTGAGGCGGGGCGCGCGGTTGAGCCGGGTGATATCGAGAGAGAGGTCCGCATGGGCGCGTCTGAAAAGGGGACGGGCACGACTGTCGGGGATCAGATGGATCTGGGTGTCGGTGATCGTGTGGAGATCAAAACCCGCAAGAAGATGGTTGAGCCGCGCACGGCGGCACAAAAGGCCTACGTGCAATCGCTGTTCAAGAATGAGCTGGCATTCGGCATTGGTCCCGCCGGAACGGGCAAGACCTATCTGGCTGTCGCGGTCGGTGTGAATCTGTTTATTGGCGGGCATGTGGACAAGATTATCCTGTCGCGTCCAGCCGTTGAGGCGGGTGAAAAACTCGGCTATCTTCCGGGGGACATGAAAGACAAGGTCGATCCGTATATGCAGCCGCTTTATGATGCGCTGGATGATTTTCTGCCGAAAAAGCAGGTGGAAAAGCTGATTGAGGAAAAGAAGATCGAAATTGCGCCGCTTGCGTTTATGCGCGGTCGCACGTTGAGCCACGCGTTTGTGGTTCTGGACGAAGCGCAGAATGCCACGACGATGCAAATGAAAATGTTCCTGACCCGTCTGGGCGAGGGATCGCGCATGGTCATCACCGGCGATCGCACCCAGATAGATTTGCCGCGCGGCGTCAGTTCCGGCCTTCGCGATGCCGAACGGCTGCTGTCGCATATCCCGAAGATTGATTTCAATTACTTCACATCCAAGGACGTGGTGCGCCATCCTCTCGTGGCGGCGATTATCGAAGCCTATGAAGCGGATGAACCCGCGACGTGA
- a CDS encoding DUF6444 domain-containing protein encodes MDQVTALEQLLATALRRIAELEAALASMAQENADLRRQLTKNSSNSSKPPSSDGLKKPVPRSLRGKSGKKSGG; translated from the coding sequence ATGGACCAAGTTACTGCTCTTGAACAACTCCTCGCCACGGCTCTGCGCAGGATCGCCGAGTTGGAAGCCGCGTTGGCGAGCATGGCGCAAGAGAATGCGGATCTGCGGCGTCAGTTGACCAAGAACAGCAGTAATAGCAGCAAGCCGCCTTCGAGTGATGGGTTGAAGAAGCCGGTACCGCGTAGCCTGCGTGGTAAGTCCGGTAAGAAAAGTGGTGGTTAA
- a CDS encoding transposase, which translates to MGSLGVTDFLHKNNVPFVIRIKANQLVTTQDGKTQNLSTLLRTCRGKRNFDARFGGNNLGEATWFSFAAKRIKGGELLIVVSNRPAHRALATYKKRWAIESLFGDTKTRGFNLEDTRLTISKKLELLVGGVALAVAWASKTATKLIGGGKMKRKKHGYFAKSFFRIGFDQLRKLLRSDPNAAVSPWILIPHIITRVV; encoded by the coding sequence ATGGGGTCCTTGGGAGTTACGGATTTTCTTCATAAAAACAACGTCCCATTTGTCATCCGTATCAAAGCAAACCAACTTGTGACCACACAGGACGGGAAAACGCAAAATCTAAGCACCTTGTTGCGCACCTGTCGCGGTAAGCGCAACTTTGATGCCCGATTTGGAGGCAACAATTTGGGGGAGGCCACGTGGTTTAGCTTTGCTGCAAAGCGCATCAAGGGGGGTGAGCTTTTGATCGTCGTCTCTAACCGGCCCGCACATCGGGCCCTCGCCACCTACAAGAAAAGATGGGCCATTGAGAGCCTCTTTGGCGACACAAAGACACGCGGCTTCAATCTTGAAGACACACGACTGACCATCTCCAAAAAACTTGAGCTTCTTGTAGGGGGCGTTGCGCTCGCGGTTGCATGGGCATCTAAAACCGCCACAAAGCTTATTGGAGGCGGGAAAATGAAGCGGAAAAAACACGGATATTTTGCAAAGTCATTCTTTCGAATTGGCTTCGATCAGCTCCGTAAACTGCTCAGGTCAGACCCAAACGCCGCTGTCTCACCGTGGATACTAATTCCACACATAATCACAAGAGTCGTGTAG
- a CDS encoding integrase core domain-containing protein: protein MQIIGLHKNVYKLYAWARTQECLDVYRIKYEGQVRQWDDLRTEGVSLSKCAEFVSISRATYYRHKRILKDLAQAIIPPSKAPKRCNKSQWGEAEKQLVLEARRDNETYGKEKIGAILRRDKKQTMSDSTVGRILSFLRKKGLITRSRSAPQKRKRNFSKGHAKGWKYRDYKDIVVGERVQIDHMTATKNGVTCKHFQAWERCSKHIHAQVYSNATARSAKRFLQELVEIAPYKIISIQVDGGSEFMADFETACEQMEIPLIVLPPARPKYNGGVERGNRTFREEFYACRDLIADSIGAMRFELRKAVNKYNTFRPHHALKGKTPMEYIRITQAKVV from the coding sequence ATGCAAATCATCGGACTGCACAAGAACGTTTATAAACTTTATGCTTGGGCGCGGACACAAGAATGTTTGGACGTGTACCGTATCAAATACGAAGGTCAGGTTCGGCAATGGGACGACTTACGTACAGAGGGCGTTTCTCTATCAAAGTGCGCTGAATTCGTCAGCATCTCGCGCGCGACATATTACCGTCACAAGCGTATTTTGAAGGATTTGGCGCAGGCAATCATACCGCCTTCAAAGGCTCCCAAACGCTGCAACAAGTCACAGTGGGGCGAGGCAGAAAAGCAATTGGTGCTTGAGGCCCGCCGCGACAATGAAACCTACGGTAAGGAGAAAATAGGGGCCATCTTGCGTCGCGACAAAAAGCAAACCATGAGCGATAGCACCGTGGGGCGCATTTTGAGCTTTCTAAGGAAAAAAGGCCTGATCACACGATCAAGATCTGCGCCCCAAAAGCGCAAGCGTAATTTTTCCAAGGGGCATGCCAAGGGATGGAAATATAGGGATTACAAAGATATTGTGGTTGGCGAGCGTGTGCAGATCGATCATATGACTGCCACGAAGAACGGCGTCACGTGCAAACACTTTCAAGCCTGGGAGAGGTGTAGCAAGCATATCCACGCGCAAGTTTATTCGAATGCCACGGCACGCTCTGCCAAACGGTTTTTGCAAGAACTCGTGGAAATAGCTCCCTATAAGATCATCTCAATTCAAGTCGATGGCGGGTCTGAGTTTATGGCCGATTTTGAGACAGCGTGCGAACAGATGGAGATCCCGCTCATTGTGCTGCCGCCAGCAAGGCCAAAATACAACGGTGGTGTCGAGCGCGGTAACCGCACCTTCCGCGAAGAGTTCTATGCATGTCGTGATCTCATTGCCGACAGCATAGGAGCGATGCGGTTTGAACTTCGAAAAGCCGTCAATAAATACAACACATTCAGGCCTCATCATGCCTTGAAAGGCAAGACACCAATGGAGTACATTCGAATCACTCAGGCCAAAGTCGTGTGA